The sequence GGATACAGAGAAGATATATCTCTGTCTTCTTCTAAATCAAGTGCCGGAGGAAGAAAAAATGTCAGTATGAGGGAATTTTTTGCGTACCGACTCCATGATAGAAATTGTGATTCATCGACAATTTTGTGTTCCAAAAGACTTTTCCAACAGTTTGTTGTCGATGCATACACGATGATTGAATCTGCAAGGTTGACGTATATTAAGATGCATCAAAAGCAATTACGATGTGAAATATACAAAGGCCTCCATGAAGCTCTTTTGCGTGGGGAAACAGATGCGTCTAGGCAAGGAAAACGAATTATACTGCCATCTTCTTTTACTGGAGGGGCAAGATACATGATTCAAAACTATCAAGATGCAATGTCTATATGCAAATGGGCTGGATATCCAGATTTATTTATCACTTTTACATGCAACCCCAAATGGCCCGAGATCGTAAGATTTGTCGAGGCTAAGGGTTTGAAGACTGAGGATCGTCCTGATATTGTGAGCAGAATATTCAAAGCTAAATTGGATGGCTTGATCAAAGATCTTCGTAAGAACAGTATTTTCGGTGATGTTCAAGCAggtaataattttaaatatcttgcatcaaactatatatatatatatatatatatatatatatatatatatatatttgtttgtattaatttatgtatgactttttttaataataatttaaaaaatgtttATTAACCTTATTGCAGTTATATATACGGTGGAATTTCAGAAGCGAGGATTACCTCATGCGCACATTCTTCTCTTTCTCCATAAAAAAGACAAATTTCCAGGTGCAGAAGAAGTAAACGATATAATTTCAGCTGAAATTCCAGATGAGAAAGAAGATCCAATTTATTATGCAGCTGTGCGTGACTTCATGATTCATGGTCCATGTGGTGTGGTGAGAAAGAATTCTCCATGCATGTCAGATGGTCGTTGCACAaaacattttccaaaaaaatttgttgacGTCACATCAGTAGATGAGGATGGATACCCAGTCTATAGACGTAGAGATAATGGGCGAACTGTTCAGAAGAATGGTGTTGATTTGGACAACAGATATGTCGTGCCACATAATCATTATCTATTGATTCGTTATGGAGCTCATATGAATGTTGAATGGTGCAACCAATCTCGAGCCATTAAATATTTGTTCAAGTATATAAATAAGGGACACGATCGTGTGACTGCATCATTTTATCAGAGTGGTGATGATGAGAACTCAGGTAAGCATGTTGATGAAGTTAATATGTACTATGATTGCAGGTATATTTCCTCATGTGAGGCTGCTTGGAGAATTTTTTGATTTGACATTCAATATAGAGATCCACCAGTTGAGCGATTGAGCTTTCATCTTCCGAATGAACAAAATATAGTATTTTCTGACTTGGAACAAATCGAAAATGTTCTTGATCGTCCTACTATTAATCAGAGCATGTTTCTAGCTTGGTTTGAAGCGAATAAAAAATATCCCGAGGCAAGAGAATTAACGTATGCTCAGTTTCCAATGAAATTTGTCTGGAAGCAAGATGCACGTGAATGGGTTCCAAGGAAACGAGGATTCTCAATTGGGCGTATCTTTTTCGTTCCACCTGGATGTGGGGATTTGTATTACTTAAGATGTCTATTGAATGTCAGTCGCGGTGCAAAATGCTACGATGATATATCTTTTGTCAATGGTGTTCAATATCAGTCCTTTCGCGATGCTTGCTATGGATTAGGGCTGTTAAATGATGACAGTGAGTATATTGATGGTATTGTTGAGACAAGCCAATGGGCTTCAGCACAATCATTGAGAGTTCTTTTTGCTACCCTGTTATCATCAGATTGCATCAGCCGACCCGACTCAGTTTGGGAGTCATGCTGGACATACTTATCAGATGATATTTTATACAGACAACGAAACTTGCTAAAACACCATGGTAAGCATTAGGTAATatcatgaattttattttataataatactATTTTACAACATTTGATCATTTATTTTTCTATTACAGAATTGCAATTAAACGAGGacgaaattaaaaattatgcaTTGGTGGAAATCGAAAAGCTTTTGCGAGGTTGTGGAAAGAGTTTACGTGATTTTCAGTCGATGCCATTTCCTGGTGATCAATATTTCCAATCCTCAAGAAACAGGTTAGTACAAGATGAGTTGTGTTATGATAGAAGATCTTTGTCAGAACAATATGAACATCttctgaaaaatttaaattatgagCAACGTCATGTACATGACACGGTGATGGTGTcagttgattcaaacaaaggTGGAATGTTCTTTGTTTATGGTTATGGAGGTACTGGAAAAACATTTGTTTGGAAAACCCTATCGGCAGCCTTGAGATCGAAGGGAGAAATTGTATTAAATGTGGCATCCAGTGGTATCGCGTCTCTTCTTTTACCTGGTGGAAGAACTGCTCATTCTCGATTTGCAATTCCTTTTAATCCTAATGAAGAatcaacatgcaatatcaaacaagGGAGTCCTCTTGCGGAACTTATTGTGAAATCCAAACTTATCATATGGGATGAAGCTCCAATGATGCACAAATTCTGTTTCGAATCACTTGACAGAAGCATGCGCGACTTAATGAGATTTGTCAATCCTTCAAACTTTCAACTCCCATTTGGAGGCAAGACAATTGTATTCGGTGGTGATTTTCGACAAATTTTGCCTGTTATTCCGAAGGGAAGTAGACAAGATATTGTTCATGCTACTATTAATTCGTCATATCTATGGAGACACTGCAAAGTTTTGAGATTGACTAAGAATATGCGACTGAATTTGGCTTGTGATGAAGGTGCTGAAATTAAGAGATTTTCAGATTGGATTGCAAATATAGGAGATGGAAAAATTAAAGAACCAAACGATGGTTATGCGAACATTGATATTCCGGATGAAATGTTGCTGAAAGTCTGCAATGATCCTATTGCAACTATAGTGGAGAGTACATATCCGTTGTTTGGTACTATGATAAGTGATACAACATACTTCCAGCAAAGAGCTATATTAGCACCAACTCTCGATGTTGTTCAATCCATAAATGAATACATGACATCACTAAACAATTCAGAGGGGAGATTGTATTTAAGCTCTGATTCTGCGTGCCATTCGGATAAAAATGTTGATATATTGCATGATGTACATACGCCCGAATTCTTAAATGGAATTAGATGTTCTGGAGTTCCGAATCACGAGCTAAACTTGAAGGTTGGAACTCCGGTTATGTTGTTACGAAACATAGACCATTCTCTTGGATTATGCAATGGAACTAGATTGATTATAACGAGGCTTGGGAACCATGTTTTGGAAGGACAGATTCTTACTGGAAGTAATGCTGGTCATATAGTTCTTATTCCAAGAATGTCATTAACTCCTTCTGATCCAAGACTTCCTTTCAAGTTCCAGCGAAGACAATTTCCGTTGATTGTTTCgtatgcaatgacaattaacaAAAGTCAAGGACAATCATTATCTCATGTAGGACTTTTTTTGAAGAAACCTGTTTTCAGTCATGGCCAACTGTACGTTGCTTTATCCAGAGTTACAAGTCCTAAGGGCCTCAAACTTTTAATATGTGATGCAGATGGTAACCAGGAAAATTCAACGACAAATGTCGTATTCAAAGAAGTTTTTcataatttgtaattattttttttcctacGTCACATGTAGTAGTCATTGTTAAGTTAGCTTGTGTATACATTTTAATTGAATTGCCAAAATTATAGTAATATTTAATGTTTAATAAAACTATATACGAAATAAGctccgtgcatcgcacgggtggaatactagtatatataataggGAATACGTCGTCTCCTAAGACCAAAGTCCCCACATCCTcaactttaatatatatattagaagTACATCCATACATCGTCTTCTAAACAGTGTTCTAAAAATCCTCGCCTAGGCCCGACTAGGTGGCGCCTAGGCGCTGGGCGACGGCCTGCCGCCTCGATTAATGGCTGGAGGCGTCGTCTGATTAACTGGCCGCCTAGGCGATTTAcccatataataaaaaaaaacttttaatttttttaaataataaagaaaatttaaaaagaagaaaaaggacCACAAACTCACaataaaaaaagagaagaaacaaaacaaaacaaaacaaaaagtgGAAAAAACCAAGAAAAGTCGTCATGAACTTGTCTTCAATGTTCATCTTTCTTGCTGTCTCCCCAACTATTGAGTATTgactatattattatatatattttactttattattaaaattttaaaagaattttatacaaaaaactgaaaaaacataagacataaaaattatttttcacaataaaactcataaatattTCATGGTTTTAATTTTTTAGGTTAAAAAAAACCCACCCGCCTACCGCCTAGCGCATTTTTGAACATTGTTCCTAAGACCAAACTCCCCACATCCTcaactttaatatatatatatatatatatatatatatatatatatatatatatatatatatattcggatGTACGCGTTGCATGTttgtataatatattttttaataaaaaaataaataaatgatgaaattattCAGATGCACGCATGcttgtataatttatttttaataaaaaaattaaataaatgatgaaataaaaaaataccaaaatgaAGTTTCGTATATAAATATCCACCAATGACAAAAAAATgtgatatttttgtaattaaatagcaattaaaaaaaatatggttGCATATCaatattgtatcaaagtctCATTTATGCTTAATATGCTATGTTAAATTAAAGTATAACTTTAAACATTGCGATGACGTAACATGACACTAAAAATTTTCAAGTGTAATAATATAGTATAGCTTACTAGTACTCGAGTACACGTATTTTAATAAATTAGCAAAAAGACGTGCGATGCAcgtttacatcaattaaatataatatgaattaaaaacatatatgtagttaaaaaatttaatctCTAAAGCATGTGTTATTAGCAAATGATAATATAATAAGCATAACACATATAGAACAATATGAATtgaaacaaatatttttaaaaaaatgtttaccCATTCACACAtcatacaataaaaaataattacaaaaaaaaaaatcaacaatttatatagatatataatgaTAACTAACGATCACATTAATATTTATCAAAGTATAATGTTCATAACTAACCAATAAAGGGCGTCTATCAAATAAGTTAAACATATAACATTAAGTTAAGTTGTCTATTATCTTGTTGATTTCTTTTGTACATTTATATGGAAgagataaataatttatttttaattgttcatAATTATTgcttctaaataaataaaaattattggatatTGGactactatttttattaatttaacttaatttaatttttaatatgcCATGTTACTTTGTTTATTACCAATAAATtagaatattaataaaaaatttgaccaagtattcaaatttttttcctGATTTCCAAATTGTATAATTTAGATAATGATTATAGAAGATAGAATTCGGTGGTATTCTGCTAACTACAATTATGATGTCATTTAACGAACTccatttaataaattataaattaaattaactatATATTTTATTGGGTACAATTAAGTTAGGACAATTATATCACTCAAATTtatatgatataataaattataaaattcaaaaataaaataaatcatttaaaatatcacattagttttaagtttaattgtttattaatttttCCGTTAATTTAtcaatgattaattatttatccaTTAAATCATTATAATTTCAAATTACAAGTAAGCATATGCACGTAATTAcaaactaaaatataaatataacttAACTTtacttttctatttttaataataattaccTTGGAATCCGATTCAAATtctgaattaaataaataatttatttattgggctaTTTCACCATCCATTGAATAAActtgattattaaaaaattataaataattataatgtaattaaaaaaactcatacggaaataacacaaaaaatcGCATAGCCAATTATTAATCATGAGCATaacataaaaatagaaaatagcAAGCTAATTGTAactagagccgtcaatttgggttaagCCCGTCGGGTTGGCCCGGTCCGCtacacaatttaagtgggttggggtgggcctagatgggccaacccgcctaGGCCCGCGACCCGCGCGGGTTGGCCTGCGGGCcttgaaaattaataatttatttttatttttattgttatacatgtattttttaataaaagttgtgattttttttgtattaattaatttatataaaatttacacacatgaaatcaataattaaaatttttattaatatgtttctattaatatttatttatgaaattatatttataattaattataatattttttatttgtcgtgATCCAACCCGCGGGCCGGCTCGCCTAACTCGCAACtcaccttgggttgggttggatTGAGGATT comes from Henckelia pumila isolate YLH828 chromosome 4, ASM3356847v2, whole genome shotgun sequence and encodes:
- the LOC140860899 gene encoding uncharacterized protein — encoded protein: MGGKVDSSVNRGGSPPVFKLHGQNYHLIGSLLPCEGSKPKFAQLYIYDTENEISNRISVARQRNETDEIHSEIICDLKSMLDDNNVLVKSFRMAKEKMMQERRLDVRLRLIGRRGGDARRYKLPSTSEVAALIVGDFDESLGDRDILVETQTGKLQRINELNASYLGLQYPLLFPYGEDGYREDISLSSSKSSAGGRKNVSMREFFAYRLHDRNCDSSTILCSKRLFQQFVVDAYTMIESARLTYIKMHQKQLRCEIYKGLHEALLRGETDASRQGKRIILPSSFTGGARYMIQNYQDAMSICKWAGYPDLFITFTCNPKWPEIVRFVEAKGLKTEDRPDIVSRIFKAKLDGLIKDLRKNSIFGDVQAVIYTVEFQKRGLPHAHILLFLHKKDKFPGAEEVNDIISAEIPDEKEDPIYYAAVRDFMIHGPCGVVRKNSPCMSDGRCTKHFPKKFVDVTSVDEDGYPVYRRRDNGRTVQKNGVDLDNRYVVPHNHYLLIRYGAHMNVEWCNQSRAIKYLFKYINKGHDRVTASFYQSGDDENSVFSDLEQIENVLDRPTINQSMFLAWFEANKKYPEARELTYAQFPMKFVWKQDAREWVPRKRGFSIGRIFFVPPGCGDLYYLRCLLNVSRGAKCYDDISFVNGVQYQSFRDACYGLGLLNDDSEYIDGIVETSQWASAQSLRVLFATLLSSDCISRPDSVWESCWTYLSDDILYRQRNLLKHHELQLNEDEIKNYALVEIEKLLRGCGKSLRDFQSMPFPGDQYFQSSRNRLVQDELCYDRRSLSEQYEHLLKNLNYEQRHVHDTVMVSVDSNKGGMFFVYGYGGTGKTFVWKTLSAALRSKGEIVLNVASSGIASLLLPGGRTAHSRFAIPFNPNEESTCNIKQGSPLAELIVKSKLIIWDEAPMMHKFCFESLDRSMRDLMRFVNPSNFQLPFGGKTIVFGGDFRQILPVIPKGSRQDIVHATINSSYLWRHCKVLRLTKNMRLNLACDEGAEIKRFSDWIANIGDGKIKEPNDGYANIDIPDEMLLKVCNDPIATIVESTYPLFGTMISDTTYFQQRAILAPTLDVVQSINEYMTSLNNSEGRLYLSSDSACHSDKNVDILHDVHTPEFLNGIRCSGVPNHELNLKVGTPVMLLRNIDHSLGLCNGTRLIITRLGNHVLEGQILTGSNAGHIVLIPRMSLTPSDPRLPFKFQRRQFPLIVSYAMTINKSQGQSLSHVGLFLKKPVFSHGQLYVALSRVTSPKGLKLLICDADGNQENSTTNVVFKEVFHNL